The following are encoded in a window of Naumovozyma castellii chromosome 8, complete genome genomic DNA:
- the MDM32 gene encoding Mdm32p (ancestral locus Anc_5.483), with translation MFCSLTNITAPQTVLIGRLTGKPALVRAFLSRKHISTSLNNWANVKKHVTAREPSPFISNTTLIRPPKSSNQSQLKNRSTLIFNAKSPVFSWKMFSKVCWFLIGTAAFVSVLPYAMDTSFTKRLIDDILRKVLQQSIKDNDLINISFKKGSISEWRSYCIQYNDLHVETNHSNDFMKFEFLIHQVEISLSLKKWMLGKGIINDISLFGLNGDVMLLNENTGFSIDDIYELRNVKINDSTLKIIDLKTGKTNKLAIFNLEMPKLNTSTMLIDLLNANVATGSINNSLFSLHKRQHKSANLNDLRNDLSTSFQRITRLRLNSIDVNELGLTKNRAFNWIQDGSVEIFLDIMLPPEDPHSHNNELHRSQMSNDNKYIVFDLKFKFKDLKGRLPTTPPQLSTNENILSLDELKPVISFVNIQRLLFNTIKDQKENNLLEVSTSPMWSSPNVSVRKKKSVTPSLRGNKTPLISTSSDEKQQHHQNTNNIQTFNIPHNLSNEIIVSCKIVKNLQDFEEKISFKDTGIYDQLSMELYVDLVKMVEEWEYSHKNEWMKQWGTNFASQLILFGFGAIV, from the coding sequence ATGTTTTGCTCGTTGACAAATATAACTGCACCACAGACAGTCCTCATCGGAAGGCTTACTGGAAAGCCTGCACTTGTAAGGGCATTTCTATCTAGGAAACACATATCTACCTCATTGAATAATTGGGCTAATGTAAAGAAACATGTAACAGCAAGAGAGCCGTCGCCCTTTATATCTAACACCACTCTAATACGACCTCCAAAGTCATCCAACCAATCACAACTGAAGAACCGTTCGACTCTCATATTTAACGCCAAATCTCCAgtattttcttggaaaatgttTTCAAAGGTTTGCTGGTTCCTTATTGGAACTGCAGCATTTGTTTCAGTCTTACCATACGCCATGGATACTTCATTTACGAAAAGattaattgatgatatATTACGAAAAGTTCTTCAGCAATCTATCAAGgataatgatttaattaaCATAAGTTTTAAGAAAGGATCTATATCTGAATGGAGGAGCTACTGTATCCAATATAATGACCTTCATGTAGAGACCAACCATAGTAATGATtttatgaaatttgaatttttgattcatcaagttgaaatatcattatctttgaagaaatggatGCTTGGTAAAGGTATTATAAATGATATATCCCTATTTGGCTTAAATGGTGATGTAATGCTTCTTAATGAGAACACCGGATTTTCAATAGACGATATTTATGAACTCCGGAACGTCAAGATTAATGATTCTACACTAAAGATAATTGATCTAAAGACAGGGAAGACAAATAAATTGGcaatattcaatttggaaatgCCAAAACTAAATACAAGTACCATGTTAATTGATCTCTTGAATGCTAACGTAGCCACAGGttccattaataattcattattctcTTTGCACAAGAGACAGCATAAGTCAGCCAACCTTAATGATTTAAGGAATGATCTATCCACGTCTTTCCAAAGAATAACGAGGTTGAGATTAAATTCAATCGACGTTAATGAGCTTGGGTTGACTAAGAATAGAGCATTTAATTGGATTCAGGATGGTAGcgttgaaatttttttagATATAATGCTGCCCCCTGAAGATCCTCATTCCCACAATAACGAACTTCACAGAAGTCAAATGAGTAATGATAACAAGTATattgtttttgatttgaagttcaaattcaaagacTTAAAAGGCCGTCTCCCGACTACACCACCTCAATTATCTACTAACGAGAATATACTTTCTCTAGATGAATTGAAGCCTGTAATTTcatttgtaaatattcaaagacTACTTTTTAACACTATCAAGGatcaaaaggaaaataatcTTTTGGAAGTTTCTACCTCTCCGATGTGGAGTTCGCCTAATGTCTCTgtgagaaagaagaaatctgTTACACCTTCATTGCGTGGGAATAAAACCCCGTTAATTAGTACATCTTCAGATGAAAAGCAACAGCATCATCAAAATACCAACAATATACAAACATTCAATATCCCACATAACCTTTCTAACGAAATCATTGTAAGCTGCAAAATTGTCAAGAACTTAcaagattttgaagagaaaATATCATTCAAGGATACTGGAATCTATGACCAATTGAGCATGGAGTTATATGTAGATTTAGTCAAGATGGTAGAAGAATGGGAATATAGTCATAAGAATGAATGGATGAAACAATGGGGTACTAATTTTGCATCACAACTGATATTGTTTGGATTCGGTGCTATTGTCTAA